In a single window of the Agrobacterium vitis genome:
- the dapF gene encoding diaminopimelate epimerase, translating into MGNRVEFAKMNGLGNKILVVDMRGRTDRVTPQAAIALAGDAETHFDQIMAIHDPKLAGTFAYIDIINCDGTLAQACGNGTRCVVQALSAETGLKAFTFQTLAGILNATEHEDGSVSVDMGVPVFDWNRIPLSEEFHDTSRIELQIGPIDAPVLHSPAVMSMGNPHAVFWVDRDPMSYDLERFGPLLENHPLFPEKANITLAQVTSRTTMTTRTWERGAGLTLACGSAACAAGVSAARTGRTERKVTITVASSPNRQALDIEWRERDGHVIMTGAAEWEWAGQLDPQTGAWQREQQVGHEASVS; encoded by the coding sequence ATGGGCAATCGGGTCGAATTCGCGAAGATGAACGGGCTTGGCAACAAGATCCTGGTCGTCGACATGCGTGGCCGCACCGACCGGGTCACGCCGCAGGCGGCCATTGCGCTGGCGGGCGACGCTGAAACCCATTTCGACCAGATCATGGCGATCCACGATCCCAAGCTGGCGGGTACTTTTGCCTATATCGACATTATCAATTGCGATGGCACGCTGGCGCAGGCCTGCGGCAATGGTACGCGCTGCGTGGTGCAGGCATTGTCGGCGGAAACCGGTCTGAAGGCTTTCACCTTCCAGACGCTGGCTGGCATTCTCAATGCTACCGAGCATGAAGACGGCTCGGTGTCCGTGGATATGGGTGTTCCGGTGTTCGACTGGAACCGCATCCCGCTGTCGGAAGAGTTTCACGATACCAGCCGGATCGAATTGCAGATCGGGCCGATCGATGCGCCGGTGCTGCATTCGCCTGCCGTGATGTCGATGGGCAATCCGCATGCGGTGTTCTGGGTGGACCGCGACCCGATGTCCTATGATCTGGAACGGTTCGGGCCGCTGCTCGAAAACCATCCGCTGTTTCCCGAAAAGGCCAATATTACCCTGGCGCAAGTGACATCAAGGACCACGATGACCACCCGCACCTGGGAGCGCGGGGCGGGTCTGACGCTGGCCTGCGGTTCCGCCGCTTGTGCTGCGGGCGTTTCCGCTGCGCGCACCGGACGTACGGAGCGCAAAGTGACGATCACCGTCGCCTCCAGCCCCAACCGCCAAGCCCTCGACATCGAATGGCGCGAGCGTGACGGGCATGTGATCATGACCGGTGCGGCAGAATGGGAATGGGCTGGACAGCTCGATCCGCAAACCGGCGCCTGGCAGCGTGAACAGCAGGTAGGCCACGAGGCCTCGGTCTCGTGA
- the mtaB gene encoding tRNA (N(6)-L-threonylcarbamoyladenosine(37)-C(2))-methylthiotransferase MtaB produces the protein MSGVNVITFGCRLNTYESEVMKAEAEKAGLDQAILVNTCAVTGEAVRQARQAIRRARRENPQARIIVTGCAAQTDAAGFAAMPEVDLVLGNEEKLKAEHYRALPDFGVAAAEKLRVNDIMSVTETAPQMVSHIDGHVRGFLQVQNGCDHRCTFCIIPYGRGNSRSVPMGAVVEQARKLVENGYREVVLTGVDATSYGADLPGQPSLGLLAKTLLKQVPDILRLRLSSIDSIEVDRHLIDLIAEEPRFMPHLHLSLQHGDDMILKRMKRRHSRADALTFATQVRALRPDFSFGADMIAGFPTETEEMAENSARLAQEIGIAHLHVFPYSPRPGTPAARMPQLDRALVKARAASLRAVAEQLHHAHLERMIGSQQKLLVERNEMAHTQDFTLVAAPGHLPGALVDAVIGGHNGRHLIIEQSAAAAA, from the coding sequence GTGAGCGGCGTAAACGTCATCACCTTCGGCTGCCGCCTCAATACCTACGAATCGGAAGTGATGAAGGCGGAGGCCGAAAAGGCGGGCCTTGACCAGGCCATTCTGGTCAATACCTGTGCGGTGACGGGCGAGGCGGTGCGTCAGGCCCGCCAGGCCATCCGCCGGGCTCGGCGTGAAAACCCGCAGGCGCGGATTATCGTTACCGGCTGTGCCGCCCAGACCGATGCCGCAGGCTTTGCCGCCATGCCGGAAGTGGATCTGGTGCTGGGCAATGAGGAAAAGCTGAAGGCCGAACATTACCGGGCCTTGCCCGACTTCGGCGTGGCTGCGGCGGAAAAGCTGCGCGTCAACGACATTATGAGCGTGACGGAGACCGCACCGCAGATGGTCAGCCATATCGACGGCCATGTGCGTGGTTTCCTTCAGGTGCAGAACGGCTGCGACCATCGCTGCACCTTCTGCATCATTCCCTATGGACGCGGCAATTCACGCTCCGTGCCAATGGGGGCCGTGGTGGAACAGGCCCGCAAGCTGGTGGAAAACGGCTACCGTGAAGTGGTGCTGACCGGCGTCGACGCCACCAGCTACGGCGCGGACCTGCCCGGTCAGCCCAGCCTGGGCCTGCTGGCCAAGACGCTGTTGAAACAGGTGCCTGACATTCTGCGTCTGCGGCTGTCCTCCATCGATAGTATCGAGGTCGACCGTCACCTGATCGATCTGATCGCTGAAGAACCGCGTTTCATGCCGCATCTGCACCTGTCGTTGCAGCATGGTGACGACATGATCCTGAAGCGAATGAAACGCCGCCATTCACGGGCGGATGCCTTGACGTTTGCCACACAGGTCCGCGCCCTGCGGCCCGATTTCAGCTTCGGTGCCGACATGATCGCCGGTTTCCCGACCGAAACCGAGGAGATGGCGGAAAATTCTGCTCGTCTGGCGCAAGAGATCGGCATCGCCCATCTGCATGTCTTTCCCTATAGTCCACGGCCCGGCACACCGGCCGCCCGGATGCCGCAACTGGACCGCGCCCTGGTGAAAGCGCGTGCCGCCAGCCTTCGCGCGGTTGCCGAACAGCTGCATCATGCCCATCTTGAACGCATGATTGGCTCACAGCAAAAGCTGCTGGTGGAGCGTAACGAAATGGCGCATACGCAGGACTTCACCCTCGTGGCCGCTCCGGGTCATCTGCCGGGTGCCCTTGTGGATGCGGTGATCGGCGGTCACAATGGACGTCACCTGATTATTGAACAGTCAGCCGCCGCTGCGGCCTGA
- the ftsY gene encoding signal recognition particle-docking protein FtsY: MALGFIKKVFTFGRDKPSETGVPSETGVQSETGVDAGLSTEEKAAIAAESEPHDRVEQLPLAEDPVLAEEVDTAGGPSDDLVEDQADEDDVTADDLSLLPLSLLEAEEAADEHPSDATPSFDELLDEAEDASPGTEIALPKGFSTVVEPQPEPETPEIKQSWFQRLKAGLFRTSSQLTGQISALFTKRKLDEETLEELEDLLIQADLGVETAMRVTATLSSERYGKDVTGEDVTRIMAAEIVKVLKPVAKPLALDLNHKPHVILVVGVNGTGKTTTIGKLAAKLSGSGLKVMLAAGDTFRAAAIEQLKIWADRTGSTFIGTKLDADAAGLAYDAFEKAKAEKSDVLIIDTAGRLQNKTELMAELEKIVRVLSKLDPDAPHTVLQTLDATTGQNAMNQVEIFRNVAGVNGLIMTKLDGTARGGILVAIAAKHKLPVYFIGVGEGVDDLEPFEAEDFARAIAGFGPSS; the protein is encoded by the coding sequence ATGGCGCTTGGATTCATCAAAAAAGTCTTCACCTTTGGCAGGGACAAGCCAAGCGAAACAGGTGTTCCAAGCGAAACAGGTGTGCAAAGCGAAACAGGTGTAGATGCCGGGCTTTCCACTGAGGAAAAAGCCGCCATTGCCGCCGAGAGCGAGCCGCATGACCGTGTGGAGCAATTGCCGCTGGCCGAAGATCCTGTTCTGGCCGAGGAAGTCGATACGGCAGGCGGGCCTTCAGATGACCTGGTCGAAGATCAGGCTGATGAAGATGATGTGACGGCGGATGATCTGAGCCTCCTGCCGCTCTCGCTGCTGGAAGCCGAAGAGGCTGCTGACGAGCATCCCTCTGACGCGACGCCGTCTTTCGATGAACTGCTCGACGAGGCGGAAGATGCCTCGCCCGGCACTGAGATCGCCCTGCCCAAAGGTTTTTCGACCGTGGTCGAGCCTCAGCCGGAGCCCGAAACACCTGAGATAAAGCAGAGCTGGTTCCAGCGGCTGAAAGCCGGGTTGTTTCGCACCTCCTCGCAGCTCACCGGCCAGATCTCAGCACTTTTCACCAAGCGCAAACTGGACGAAGAGACGCTGGAAGAGCTGGAAGATCTGCTGATCCAGGCCGATCTCGGCGTCGAGACCGCCATGCGGGTCACTGCCACTCTGTCTTCCGAGCGCTATGGCAAGGATGTGACCGGCGAGGATGTGACGCGGATCATGGCGGCTGAAATCGTCAAGGTGTTGAAGCCGGTGGCAAAGCCGCTGGCACTGGATCTCAATCACAAACCGCATGTCATTCTCGTTGTCGGTGTCAACGGCACGGGAAAGACCACGACCATCGGCAAGCTTGCCGCCAAATTATCCGGCTCCGGCTTGAAGGTCATGCTGGCGGCGGGCGATACCTTTCGGGCGGCGGCCATCGAGCAGCTGAAAATCTGGGCGGATCGCACCGGCTCCACCTTTATCGGCACCAAACTCGACGCCGATGCGGCAGGGCTGGCCTATGACGCTTTCGAGAAGGCCAAGGCTGAGAAATCCGACGTGTTGATCATCGATACGGCGGGCCGGTTGCAGAACAAGACCGAGTTGATGGCCGAGCTGGAAAAGATCGTCCGGGTTCTCTCCAAGCTTGATCCGGATGCGCCGCATACCGTGTTGCAGACGCTGGATGCGACCACCGGCCAGAACGCCATGAACCAGGTGGAGATTTTCCGCAATGTCGCAGGTGTCAACGGGCTGATCATGACCAAGCTGGATGGTACGGCGCGTGGCGGCATTCTGGTCGCTATCGCCGCCAAGCACAAATTGCCGGTCTATTTCATTGGCGTTGGCGAAGGCGTGGATGATCTCGAACCCTTCGAGGCCGAGGATTTTGCCCGCGCCATTGCCGGTTTTGGTCCCTCAAGCTAA
- a CDS encoding septation protein A, whose translation MTAGNAGQQPSAAEQHHPLLKLALELGPLLVFFFGNLRGEWLAAHFPALTAIGGPLLIATALFMVATVLALVVSKIVFKHLPIMPFVSGVVVLVFGSLSIWLQDDTFIKMKPTIVNALFGVVLLGGLLFGKSLLGYVFNAAFQLDDEGWRKLTLRWGIFFLFLAVLNEVVWRNFTNDVWVNFKVWGTMPITILFTLAQMPLIMRHSLENKAEEGGK comes from the coding sequence ATGACAGCAGGAAACGCAGGCCAGCAACCGAGTGCGGCGGAACAGCATCACCCCTTGCTGAAGCTGGCCTTGGAGCTTGGCCCTCTGCTGGTGTTCTTCTTCGGCAATCTGCGTGGCGAATGGCTGGCGGCGCATTTTCCGGCTCTGACCGCCATCGGCGGGCCGCTGCTAATCGCCACAGCGCTATTCATGGTCGCTACCGTGCTGGCGCTTGTTGTGTCCAAGATCGTCTTCAAGCACCTGCCAATCATGCCTTTCGTGTCCGGCGTGGTGGTGCTGGTGTTTGGATCGCTATCGATCTGGCTTCAGGACGATACGTTCATCAAGATGAAGCCAACCATCGTCAACGCCCTGTTTGGCGTGGTGCTGCTTGGTGGGCTGCTGTTCGGCAAATCCTTGCTCGGCTATGTCTTCAATGCCGCCTTTCAGCTGGATGACGAGGGCTGGCGCAAGCTGACCCTGCGCTGGGGTATTTTCTTCCTGTTCCTCGCTGTGCTGAACGAGGTGGTCTGGCGCAATTTCACCAATGATGTCTGGGTGAATTTCAAGGTCTGGGGCACGATGCCGATCACCATCCTGTTCACGCTGGCGCAGATGCCGCTGATCATGCGCCATTCCCTGGAAAACAAGGCGGAAGAGGGCGGCAAGTGA
- a CDS encoding DUF2585 domain-containing protein — protein MAGAPKTHHAASFWLVVPVIILAVQILAEHFMGRIWICSCGYVKLFEAGVNTPGNSQHLADWYTPSHIIHGFLFYGLGWLVLRRGSFGQRLTLATVIEAAWELLENSPIIIDRYRAATMAVGYEGDSILNSAMDTVFMALGFLFAARAPIWLTIVVAVFFELLTGYLIRDNLTLNVIMLVWPVDAIKAWQAAL, from the coding sequence GTGGCGGGAGCGCCGAAAACCCATCATGCCGCCTCGTTCTGGCTGGTGGTTCCCGTCATCATCCTGGCCGTACAGATCTTGGCCGAGCATTTTATGGGCCGGATCTGGATCTGCTCCTGCGGGTACGTGAAATTGTTCGAGGCGGGCGTGAATACGCCGGGCAATTCCCAACACCTGGCCGATTGGTACACGCCCTCGCATATCATCCACGGCTTCTTGTTTTACGGTCTCGGCTGGCTGGTGCTGCGGCGCGGGTCATTCGGTCAGCGTCTGACGCTGGCCACCGTGATCGAGGCGGCTTGGGAATTGCTGGAAAACTCCCCCATCATCATCGACCGTTACCGGGCTGCCACTATGGCGGTCGGCTATGAAGGCGACAGCATCCTGAATTCGGCGATGGATACCGTGTTCATGGCGCTTGGCTTCCTGTTTGCTGCCCGCGCGCCGATCTGGCTGACGATTGTCGTTGCCGTGTTTTTCGAGTTGCTCACGGGGTATCTGATCCGGGACAATCTGACGCTTAATGTCATCATGCTGGTCTGGCCGGTGGATGCGATCAAGGCCTGGCAGGCGGCTCTGTAA
- a CDS encoding DsbE family thiol:disulfide interchange protein yields the protein MAEDRLETAEKRGLSRYLLAAIPLAVFALIAGTAGKMLYDQDFNGKNVSDIPSALIGTKAPTLNLPPLEGSNLPALTSSAITGKLTLVNVFASWCVPCRDEHPLLKQLSNDPRIQIVAINYKDKSDNALRFLGELGNPYKAIGIDPNGKAAIDWGVYGIPESYLVAPDGTIVYKRVGPFDAQSIEQGLYPAIDRALAVKDITEPPARP from the coding sequence ATGGCTGAGGACAGGCTGGAAACCGCTGAAAAGCGCGGGCTCTCCCGTTACCTGCTGGCGGCCATTCCGCTTGCGGTTTTTGCGTTGATCGCGGGAACAGCGGGCAAGATGCTCTATGACCAGGATTTCAACGGCAAGAATGTCAGCGACATTCCTTCCGCGCTGATCGGCACCAAAGCGCCTACCCTGAACCTGCCACCGCTGGAGGGCTCCAACCTGCCGGCGCTGACCTCTTCCGCCATCACAGGCAAGCTCACGCTCGTCAATGTGTTTGCCTCCTGGTGTGTCCCCTGCCGGGACGAGCATCCGTTGCTGAAACAGCTGAGCAATGACCCCCGCATCCAGATCGTCGCCATCAACTACAAGGACAAGAGCGACAACGCGCTGAGGTTTTTGGGCGAGCTTGGCAATCCCTACAAAGCCATCGGCATCGACCCGAACGGCAAGGCGGCGATTGACTGGGGTGTCTACGGCATCCCGGAAAGCTATCTCGTCGCGCCGGATGGCACGATTGTTTACAAGCGGGTTGGGCCTTTTGACGCCCAGTCGATAGAACAGGGTCTTTACCCGGCTATCGATCGGGCGCTTGCCGTCAAGGACATTACAGAGCCGCCTGCCAGGCCTTGA
- the ccmD gene encoding heme exporter protein CcmD translates to MKYAFYIGTAYGLTAAAILFMVVWIWLEGRARQKELKALEAAGIRRRSDTSTEKAG, encoded by the coding sequence ATGAAATATGCCTTCTATATCGGCACCGCCTACGGACTGACCGCCGCCGCCATCCTGTTCATGGTCGTCTGGATCTGGCTGGAGGGCCGCGCGCGTCAGAAAGAGTTGAAGGCGCTGGAAGCGGCAGGCATCCGCCGCCGCTCCGACACATCGACAGAAAAGGCAGGCTGA
- a CDS encoding heme ABC transporter permease, producing the protein MTDNSLASTKLTARLNALANPTRFLALVARVLPWMAGITVVLLAVGLTLAFTTEGDYQQGDTVRIMYIHVPAAWLAMMCYSVMAVSAIGTLVWRHPLADVSHRAAAPLGAAFTFIALVTGSLWGRPMWGTWWAWGDARLTSVFILFLMYLGLIALNRAMDDPSKSARISSVLILVGFVNIPIIKFSVEWWNTLHQPASIMKLGGPSVDPEFLRPLLVMAVAFTLLFFTLHLMAMRNEIWRRRIMAQRRLAARIASQETAP; encoded by the coding sequence ATGACCGACAACAGCCTTGCTTCGACCAAGCTCACTGCCCGATTAAACGCGCTGGCTAACCCCACCCGGTTTCTGGCGCTGGTGGCCCGTGTTCTGCCGTGGATGGCGGGAATAACCGTTGTTCTGCTGGCCGTCGGCCTGACGCTCGCCTTCACCACCGAGGGCGATTATCAGCAGGGCGACACGGTGCGGATCATGTATATCCATGTGCCCGCTGCCTGGCTGGCGATGATGTGCTATTCGGTCATGGCGGTCTCCGCCATCGGCACGCTGGTCTGGCGTCATCCGCTGGCCGATGTCAGCCATCGGGCGGCGGCACCATTGGGCGCGGCCTTTACCTTCATCGCGCTGGTCACCGGCTCGCTCTGGGGCCGGCCAATGTGGGGGACATGGTGGGCCTGGGGCGATGCCCGCCTGACCTCGGTGTTCATTCTATTCCTGATGTATCTGGGCCTGATCGCCCTTAACAGGGCCATGGACGATCCGTCGAAATCGGCGCGGATCAGTTCGGTGCTGATCCTGGTCGGCTTCGTCAATATTCCGATCATCAAATTTTCCGTGGAATGGTGGAATACGCTGCACCAGCCAGCCAGCATCATGAAGCTTGGCGGCCCAAGCGTCGATCCGGAGTTTCTGCGTCCCTTGCTGGTCATGGCCGTGGCCTTCACCCTGCTGTTCTTCACCCTGCATCTGATGGCGATGCGCAACGAGATCTGGCGACGGCGGATCATGGCCCAGCGTCGGCTTGCCGCCCGGATCGCCTCGCAGGAGACCGCGCCATGA
- the ccmB gene encoding heme exporter protein CcmB — protein sequence MIALFLRDLKLSVRAGGGALIGVLFFLTVVAVIPFGVGPDMNLLARIGPAIVWIGALLSALLGLDRLFQADRDDGSLDLLLMQETPLVLTVFVKCLAHWTATSLPLVIASPLLGLFMNMSEMAIGAVMLTLLIGSPALTFIGAAGAAVAVALPRGGLLVSILVLPLAIPVLIFGVSASYAAVEDPAPFLPPFLFLSALTLFFAVIGPSAAALALRNTAD from the coding sequence GTGATCGCCCTTTTTCTGCGCGACCTGAAACTGTCGGTCAGGGCGGGCGGCGGCGCGCTGATCGGCGTGCTGTTTTTCCTGACCGTGGTTGCCGTCATTCCCTTTGGCGTCGGACCGGATATGAACCTGCTGGCCCGCATCGGTCCTGCCATTGTCTGGATCGGCGCACTGCTGTCGGCGCTGCTCGGCCTCGACCGGCTGTTTCAGGCCGACCGGGATGACGGTTCGCTGGATCTGCTCCTGATGCAGGAAACGCCGCTGGTGTTGACCGTCTTCGTGAAATGCCTGGCCCATTGGACAGCGACCAGCCTGCCGCTGGTGATCGCTTCGCCGCTGCTCGGCCTGTTCATGAATATGAGCGAAATGGCCATCGGGGCGGTGATGCTGACACTGCTGATTGGCTCTCCCGCCCTCACCTTCATCGGCGCTGCCGGGGCAGCCGTCGCCGTAGCCCTGCCGCGTGGCGGGCTGCTGGTGTCGATCCTGGTTCTGCCGCTGGCTATTCCGGTGCTGATTTTCGGTGTGAGTGCTTCCTATGCGGCTGTGGAAGACCCGGCCCCTTTTCTGCCGCCCTTTCTGTTTCTATCCGCACTCACTTTATTCTTCGCGGTCATCGGCCCATCGGCAGCGGCATTGGCGCTCAGAAACACGGCGGATTGA
- the ccmA gene encoding heme ABC exporter ATP-binding protein CcmA — MLNKGEITRLNALKLAAKRGEDLLFRNVSFTLSSGEALILTGRNGSGKSTLLRVIAGFIRPEHGSVLFESPGTEPRPPREVSHYLGHRNGMKAELTVAENLVFWKAFLGQAEGGAGISIEEAADQVGLGGITHLPYGYLSAGQQRRFAMARLLVSYRPIWILDEPTAALDVKADEMFSSLIRAHLAQGGMVLAATHQPLGLDNPKLLEMKGFDYADMEDAA; from the coding sequence TTGCTAAACAAAGGGGAAATCACCCGGCTAAATGCCCTGAAACTGGCCGCGAAACGCGGGGAAGATCTGTTGTTTCGCAACGTCTCCTTCACGCTGTCATCCGGCGAAGCGTTGATCCTGACCGGTCGCAACGGATCGGGAAAATCCACCCTGCTGCGGGTCATCGCTGGCTTCATCCGGCCAGAGCACGGCTCCGTCCTGTTCGAATCACCCGGCACCGAGCCACGACCACCTCGCGAGGTCAGCCATTACCTCGGTCATCGCAACGGCATGAAGGCGGAGCTGACCGTGGCCGAAAATCTGGTATTCTGGAAAGCATTTCTCGGACAGGCCGAAGGCGGTGCGGGCATCTCCATCGAAGAGGCCGCCGATCAGGTTGGATTGGGTGGCATCACCCACCTGCCCTATGGCTACTTGTCCGCCGGTCAACAGCGGCGATTCGCCATGGCTCGATTGCTGGTGTCCTACCGTCCGATCTGGATTCTCGATGAGCCAACGGCGGCATTGGATGTCAAAGCCGATGAGATGTTTTCAAGCCTGATTCGCGCCCATCTGGCCCAAGGCGGCATGGTGCTGGCCGCCACCCACCAGCCTCTGGGGTTGGACAACCCGAAACTGTTGGAAATGAAGGGCTTCGACTACGCGGACATGGAGGATGCGGCGTGA
- the acnA gene encoding aconitate hydratase AcnA — MSKSLDSFNCRSTLSVDGKDYVYYSIPKAEANGLTGVSKLPYSMKVLLENLLRNEDGRSVTKADIENVAAWLVDKGTAENEIAYRPARVLMQDFTGVPAVVDLAAMRDAMVSLGGDPEKINPLVPVDLVIDHSVIVDEFGTPTAFARNVELEYERNGERYRFLKWGQQAFKNFRVVPPGTGICHQVNLEYLGQTVWTKDEDGETTAYPDTCVGTDSHTTMINGLGVLGWGVGGIEAEAAMLGQPVSMLLPEVIGFKLTGKVKEGVTATDLVLTVVQMLRKKGVVSKFVEFFGPGLDSMSLADRATIGNMGPEYGATCGFFPVDGETINYLTMSGRTKDRIALVEAYSKAQGMWRDGDGSELVFTDTLELDLGDVVPSMAGPKRPEGRLPLETIAPNFATALEGDYKKPGQLSNRYAVEGTDFDLGHGDVAIAAITSCTNTSNPSVLIAAGLLARNAVAKGLKSKPWVKTSLAPGSQVVGEYLEKSGLQVSLDALGFNLVGFGCTTCIGNSGPLPAPISKTINDKGLITAGVLSGNRNFEGRISPDVQANYLASPPLVVAYALAGSVQKDLTTEPLGEDQDGNPVFLKDIWPTSKEIQEFILKYVTRELYESKYADVFKGDENWQAVQIPAGQTYAWDDNSTYVQNPPYFVGMGKSGSGLKNITNARVLGLFGDKITTDHISPAGSIKAASPAGAYLLDHGVGVADFNQYGTRRGNHEVMMRGTFANIRIRNHMLGPNGKEGGYTIHYPSKEEMSIYDAAMQYKAEGVPLVIFAGVEYGNGSSRDWAAKGTNLLGVRAVIAQSFERIHRSNLVGMGIVPFCFEDGTTWASLNLKGDETVTIEGLEGEIKPREKKIAKITYADGTVKDLPLICRIDTLDEVTYVNNGGILQTVLRDLAA, encoded by the coding sequence GTGTCCAAATCGCTTGACAGTTTCAATTGCCGGTCGACGCTTTCCGTCGATGGCAAGGATTATGTCTATTACAGTATCCCCAAGGCCGAGGCCAATGGCCTAACCGGCGTTTCCAAGCTGCCTTATTCCATGAAGGTGCTGCTGGAAAACCTGCTGCGCAACGAAGACGGCCGCTCCGTCACCAAGGCCGACATTGAAAACGTCGCCGCCTGGCTGGTTGACAAGGGCACGGCTGAAAACGAAATCGCCTATCGTCCGGCCCGCGTGCTGATGCAGGACTTCACCGGCGTTCCCGCCGTGGTCGATCTGGCCGCCATGCGCGATGCCATGGTGTCGCTGGGCGGCGATCCGGAAAAGATCAACCCGCTGGTTCCTGTTGACCTCGTCATCGACCACTCGGTTATCGTTGACGAATTCGGCACGCCAACCGCTTTTGCCCGCAACGTTGAGCTGGAATATGAGCGCAACGGCGAGCGTTACCGCTTCCTCAAGTGGGGCCAGCAGGCGTTCAAGAACTTCCGCGTTGTTCCTCCGGGTACTGGCATCTGTCACCAGGTCAATCTCGAATATCTCGGCCAGACCGTCTGGACCAAGGATGAAGACGGCGAAACCACTGCCTATCCTGACACCTGCGTTGGCACCGATTCGCATACCACGATGATCAACGGTCTGGGCGTTCTGGGCTGGGGCGTTGGTGGTATCGAAGCCGAAGCGGCCATGCTTGGCCAGCCGGTTTCCATGCTTCTGCCTGAAGTCATCGGCTTCAAGCTGACCGGCAAAGTCAAGGAAGGCGTCACCGCCACCGACCTCGTGCTGACCGTTGTGCAGATGCTGCGCAAGAAGGGCGTTGTCTCCAAGTTCGTTGAATTCTTCGGCCCCGGCCTGGATTCGATGTCGCTGGCCGACCGCGCCACCATCGGCAATATGGGTCCGGAATATGGCGCAACCTGCGGCTTCTTCCCGGTTGACGGCGAAACCATCAACTACCTCACCATGTCTGGCCGCACCAAGGACCGGATTGCACTGGTCGAAGCCTATTCCAAGGCGCAGGGCATGTGGCGTGATGGCGACGGTTCCGAACTGGTGTTCACCGACACGCTGGAACTCGATCTCGGCGACGTTGTGCCGTCGATGGCGGGTCCGAAGCGTCCGGAAGGCCGCTTGCCTTTGGAAACCATTGCTCCGAACTTCGCAACCGCTCTGGAAGGCGATTACAAGAAGCCCGGCCAGCTTTCCAACCGCTACGCTGTTGAAGGCACAGACTTCGACCTCGGCCATGGCGATGTGGCGATTGCCGCCATCACCTCCTGCACCAACACCTCCAACCCGAGCGTGTTGATTGCTGCTGGCCTTCTGGCCCGCAATGCTGTTGCCAAGGGTCTGAAGTCCAAGCCCTGGGTCAAGACCTCGCTGGCACCTGGATCACAGGTTGTTGGTGAATATCTGGAAAAGTCCGGTCTTCAGGTTTCTCTGGATGCACTCGGCTTCAACCTGGTTGGTTTCGGCTGCACCACCTGCATCGGTAACTCTGGCCCGCTGCCAGCGCCGATCTCCAAGACCATTAACGACAAGGGCCTGATCACCGCTGGTGTGTTGTCGGGCAACCGTAACTTCGAAGGCCGTATCTCGCCGGACGTTCAGGCCAACTATCTGGCGTCGCCGCCGCTGGTTGTTGCTTACGCGCTGGCCGGTTCGGTTCAGAAGGACCTGACCACCGAGCCTCTGGGCGAAGATCAGGACGGTAACCCGGTGTTCCTCAAGGACATCTGGCCGACCTCGAAGGAAATCCAGGAATTCATCCTGAAATACGTCACCCGCGAACTGTATGAAAGCAAGTATGCGGACGTGTTCAAGGGCGATGAAAACTGGCAGGCCGTGCAGATCCCGGCTGGCCAGACCTATGCCTGGGACGACAACTCCACCTATGTGCAGAACCCGCCTTACTTCGTCGGCATGGGCAAGAGCGGCTCCGGTCTCAAGAACATCACCAATGCGCGCGTATTGGGTCTGTTCGGCGACAAGATCACCACCGACCATATCTCGCCGGCTGGCTCCATCAAGGCGGCATCGCCTGCTGGTGCCTATCTGCTGGACCATGGCGTTGGCGTGGCGGACTTCAACCAGTACGGCACCCGTCGCGGCAATCACGAAGTGATGATGCGCGGTACCTTCGCCAATATCCGTATCCGCAATCACATGCTCGGGCCGAACGGCAAGGAAGGTGGCTACACCATCCATTATCCGTCCAAGGAAGAGATGTCGATTTACGATGCGGCCATGCAGTACAAGGCCGAGGGCGTTCCGCTGGTAATCTTTGCAGGCGTCGAATACGGCAACGGTTCCTCGCGTGACTGGGCTGCCAAGGGCACCAACCTGCTCGGCGTGCGCGCCGTGATTGCCCAGTCGTTCGAGCGTATCCACCGCTCCAACCTGGTCGGCATGGGCATCGTGCCTTTCTGCTTCGAGGACGGCACCACCTGGGCCAGCCTCAACCTGAAGGGCGACGAAACCGTGACGATCGAAGGCCTCGAAGGCGAGATCAAGCCACGCGAGAAGAAGATCGCCAAGATTACCTATGCCGATGGCACGGTAAAGGATCTGCCGCTGATCTGCCGCATCGATACGCTGGATGAAGTGACCTATGTGAACAACGGTGGCATCTTGCAGACCGTTCTGCGCGATCTGGCTGCTTAA